One segment of Rattus norvegicus strain BN/NHsdMcwi chromosome 16, GRCr8, whole genome shotgun sequence DNA contains the following:
- the Capn7 gene encoding calpain-7 isoform X2: MKTKTPPVRTHFPLGPNPFLEKPQPFISPQSCDAQGQKYTAEEIEVLRTTSKINGAEYVPFMSVDLRERFAYPMPFCDRLGKLPLSPKQKATFSKWVRPEDLTNNPTMIYTVSSFSIKQTIVSDCSFVASLAISAAYERRFNKKLITSIIYPQNKDGEPEYNPCGKYMVKLHLNGVPRKVIIDDQLPVDHKGELLCSYSNNKSELWVSLIEKAYMKVMGGYDFPGSNSNIDLHALTGWIPERIAMHSDSQTFSKDSSFRMLYQRFHKGDVLITASTGMMTEAEGEKWGLVPTHAYAVLDIREFKGLRFIQLKNPWSHLRWKGRYSENDVKNWTPELQKYLNFDPRTAQKIDNGIFWISWDDLCQYYDVVYLSWNPALFKESTCIHSTWDAKQGPVKDAYSLANNPQYKLEVQCPQGGAAVWVLLSRHITDKDDFANNREFITMVVYKTDGKKVYYPADPAPYIDGIRINSPHYLTKIKLTTPGTHTFTLVVSQYEKQNTIHYTVRVYSACSFTFSKIPSPYTLSKRINGKWSGQSAGGCGNFQETHKNNPIYQFHIDKTGPLLIELRGPRQYSVGFEVVAVSIAGDPGPHGFQRKSSGDYRCGFCYLELENIPAGIFNVIPSTFLPKQEGPFFLDFNSTVPIKTTQLQ, translated from the exons atgaaaacaaagACTCCTCCAGTAAGAACACATTTTCCTCTAGGACCGAATCCTTTCCTTGAAAAGCCTCAGCCGTTTATAAGTCCACAGTCATGTGATGCACAAGGACAGAAGTACACGGCAGAAGAAATAGAAGTGCTCAG GACAACATCAAAAATCAATGGTGCAGAGTATGTTCCTTTCATGAGTGTTGATCTGAGGGAGCGCTTTGCTTACCCAATGCCTTTTTG TGATAGATTGGGCAAGCTTCCATTATCACCTAAACAAAAAGCTACATTTTCTAAATGGGTGCGACCGGAGGATCTCACCAACAACCCTACAATGATATACACTGTGTCCAGTTTTAGCATAAAGCAG ACTATAGTATCAGACTGTTCCTTTGTGGCATCGTTGGCCATCAGTGCAGCATATGAGAGACGATTCAATAAGAAGTTAATCACCAG CATAATTTACCCACAGAATAAGGATGGAGAACCAGAGTATAATCCCTGTGGGAAGTATATGGTAAAACTTCATCTCAATGGTGTCCCAAGAAAG GTGATAATTGATGATCAGTTACCTGTTGATCACAAAGGAGAATTACTATGTTCTTATTCCAACAATAAAAGTGAATTATGGGTGTCACTTATAGAGAAAGCATACATGAAAGTTATGGGAGGATATGATTTCCCAGGATCCAACTCA AATATTGATCTGCATGCACTGACTGGGTGGATACCGGAACGGATTGCCATGCATTCAGATAGCCAGACCTTCAGTAAGGACAGTTCATTCAGGATGCTTTATCAAAG ATTTCACAAAGGGGATGTCCTCATCACCGCATCAACCGGAATGATGACTGAAGCTGAAGGGGAGAAGTGGGGCCTGGTTCCCACGCATGCGTATGCTGTGTTGGATATTAGAGAGTTCAAG GGGCTGAGATTTATTCAGTTAAAAAACCCTTGGAGCCATTTACGCTGGAAAGGCAGGTACAGTGAAAATGATGTGAAAAACTGGACCCCAGAATTGCAAAAGTATTTAAACTTTGATCCCCGAACAGCTCAGAAAATAGATAATG GAATATTTTGGATCTCCTGGGATGACCTTTGCCAGTATTATGATGTAGTTTATTTGAGTTGGAACCCAGCTCTTTTTAAAGAGTCAACCTGCATTCACAG tACTTGGGATGCTAAACAAGGACCTGTGAAAGATGCGTACAGCTTGGCCAACAACCCCCAGTACAAACTGGAGGTGCAGTGTCCACAAGGGGGTGCTGCAGTTTGGGTTTTGCTTAGTAGACACATAACAGACAAG GATGACTTTGCAAATAACCGTGAGTTTATCACAATGGTTGTGTACAAGACTGACGGCAAGAAAGTCTATTACCCAG CTGACCCAGCTCCATACATTGATGGGATTCGAATTAACAGCCCTCACTACTTGACTAAGATAAAGCTGACCACGCCTGGGACTCACACCTTCACCCTAGTGGTTTCTCAGTATGAGAAACAGAATACGATTCATTACACTGTCCGG GTATATTCAGCTTGCAGCTTTACTTTCTCGAAGATCCCTTCACCATACACCTTATCAAAGCGG ATTAATGGAAAGTGGAGTGGTCAAAGTGCTGGAGGATGTGGAAATTTTCAGGAGACTCACAAAAATAACCCCATCTACCAATTCCATATCGATAAGACTGGTCCGTTACTAATTGAGCTGAGGGGACCAAG GCAATACAGTGTTGGATTTGAGGTTGTAGCAGTTTCCATAGCGGGAGATCCTGGTCCCCATGGCTTTCAGAGGAAATCTAGTGGTGACTATAG GTGTGGATTTTGCTACTTAGAACTGGAAAACATACCTGCTGGGATCTTTAATGTCATCCCCAGTACTTTTTTGCCTAAACAAGAAGGACCCTTTTTCTTGGACTTCAATAGTACTGTCCCCATCAAGACAACCCAACTCCAGTGA